The region tatcattcaataattttcggatagcatacaaaaatacaaacaaacaccaACGTCGTGTTTTTTTTAGTGCCAAGCTTTTTGGGCCAAAAATTTGTCAgaagtgggattcgaacccacgCCCTCAGAGAGGACCAGAACAACTCATGCTACCCGCGTTTAGCAGGCAAGGTAAACCTTGAGTCTGGCGCCTTAGACCGCTCGGCCATCCTGACATATGGGAAAACTGTTGAAATTATGCAATACATGCTGTAGATGGTTTCCGATAGtaaaaacgaaataattatttataaaatgatcaAAATATCCtacaaaaaagtatgataggattaaaataaaataggaaattaaataacactcattataatattttttcgagAAACAGAACAGAAATCATTTATAGTATAGCGACATCTATTAATGACtctatgatttatttatagaattgagaactTATTGCaatgagataaaaataaaagcttttaaaaatgtacGGCGATATGCCAATAAAAAGGAACTTCACCAATAAATAAGGCTCTCGTTTCATACATGTAAAGGTAGGTATGTAGATCGTAGGTATTTAACTTCTAATGATTGAAAATAATAGAAGATTATAAGAATCTTACCCCATTATTTTGatggattattttatttacattacacagaaatatttttgtaatgtgcaatagactatAGATGGCGTGAGGTGGGCATGCGATGGGTAGATGCTgtaggtttttttattatgcgcTGTTCTTTAGACGCCTCTTATAAAACCCATAAGAAGATATTTTGCCAATCTGCCGGAAACCATTGAATCTTCTGTAGGTATCTACTTACTATCTTATAAACTATGttaaataaactagctgtacccgcgtcttcgtccgcgtggaatagttatttaggacatcatttatttttgcgaACAGGCTCCTCAGcgttataaattttgattacCATAAAAGCGGTTCTAGTGAGTtaatcttaaaagatagacataGACTACCTATTTCAAGAGAAATAATTCGTTTTCGCAGCGCACGTAacggaagccctcaaggatgaataatttttcccgttttactcacatttttcattatttcttcgctcttaatagttcaagcgtgatgttatataaactaaagtcttcctcgataaatggcctattcaacacaaaaatatttttttaattggaacCATTAGTTcgtgagattagcgcgttcaaacaaacaaaacaaactcttcagctttataatatagatagtatagataaataggCACTCTACCTATAGCTTTTGTTTTTCAGTCGCGACCGGGATAAAAAGAGCTAGGAGGACAACtaaataagtacctaggtACGTACCTGCCTACCTCGGTGTAATTGTTTCGTGGGATGtactgtaggtacctacctacctaggtTCCTCGAGATTCCCGAAATTACAACGGAAATGATAGTTTTCGTTTTATGCAGGTGGAGCCGTGAGTGTTTTCTAATTAGGTTATAAAATCTAACAGCAGAAAGTATTATGAAATCTACTTACCGTTTTCGATAGACTTGATGCTAGAACAGAATTCAACCAAACGGAACATAAATAGGCAGGCATCTGATTATGCACTACTTTgtatcataaatttttaacactAAATCCCAATTTCCACAAACCTACTAAAATAACTAATCACTCATGTTAATCTAATCAATgaaatgtgaaaatttcatttaaaaatcaaaaacatcGCGAGCTTTTCGCACTCGTTCAAAttcttcaatttcattttaacaaactaaaattaatgttGCCACTATTCTAGGTATCGGTAATTGGTAGGttgcatatttaaaatcatCAGTTTGTGGGTGTAgcattatacattatttttataagaagatagtaaaaaaaatatttttttttgtgttcttcttaaaatatatatttcaagaagtttatttaaacattaatagCTTTGGATAAGTTGCCGttgatatacctacacaaTACTATACCTAGTAGATTTTGCCCAAGGCATCGCTTTCGTAAGAATTTACAAAACTAAGACAGTTAAAATACCttaacatttcttattttagtacaaaaatatttagtttatcattaatgtaaagatatttaaaacatgAGAATTGATCAGTAGCAACCTAGTTGGCAGTATGCcaaattaagtattataatgGCATACGTTGGctctatataattttaagtttggcCTAAGCCTACAGTATATTAAAGGTACTCGGCAAACATATTTATAGctatgtaatatgtataagtaGCTGTACTTAAATGTAGCTAAATCTGAATCACAGAGTGGTAGCACTGACCACAAACGAAATACCTACATGCACGACCATTACAACGACTACCTCCCCTTTAACTTCCGGCAATAGTAAGcgcgaaaattaaaattgaccTTTAGGGATTGAAATCACGCTACATATCCGTAGTATTTTGTGGCACTACATAGGTCAATAAAAtctgatttaaattatattacgaCGTTGCATCCTCGAGATTTATTAATTCACTAGGTAGTACACTTCTCAATGTACTAGGCATCGCGCACAAATAGttcagatataaaaaaaaatctgaaataaaagGTAATGAAATGATTAATATCGCCCCACCCCTAGCTCCCGAGCCGTTGCGCCCGATTGTGTCAAACTTCATTCGCTTTCTTTGTGCGGGCATCGCAACATCGTATccgttattttttatgaaaaaataaataaaggtatttTATCTCGTGGAAGTGTATTAGAAGTGAAGTGAAAGATGGGAAAGAGAAAACACAAGGATTGCCACTCAAGGAAAAGGCGAGAGAAGCGTCGACGGTATTCGGATTCGTCGACATCGTCAACCGAAGGTcaggaatttaaattttttctacCTTGTTTGCAATGGATTACTATtatcataacaaaataaatacacatgtCCATAACAGACTCTAATTGGATCAtgaatacatttaattttttcttctaCCGTCAAATTAGaaacattttttctattgttccTTATCTATTGCTCACGCGATGAAACTTCGTTACGTAAACAAGTAACGTTTGTAAGATGCATGCATAGGAAACTAACCTTTATTTCAAGGACAAGAAATCACCTCATAcaactattttaaattattacggGTTATGATACCTCGTGACGCGCGCACGAGTATAACTCTAACATAGTCTAGCGACGTAACGGGCTTACGTTCcatgactttaaaaaatatcataattatttttttttttagctaatatggttacacatcatGTCGTGCACATGGCATATACCATTCAGTCTAGCGTCATAACGTGCTTATGATCAgagacttaaaatatattttctgtatTATTACAGATGAGCGTGGTCAAAACCATCATAATTCATATCACTACGAAAACCCGCCACGATACTATTCTGAACGGGAACCACCACGGTCCCCTGATATAGATTATGAGTACCCTAATGTAGACGACTCCGACGCTTCATCTGGGGTAGCTCATGAGCCCGTCGTGGACACTGTGCCCACAACCGGCAACGAGCTGTCAATGCACGTCTCTGGAGAGCCTCAACCAGGCCCCAGTTCTACCTTGGTCAGTACAACTCCTAGCGGAAATACAGACACTGGTCCGCTACCAACGGAAATTTTAGAAGCGCTCGGAGATCCCAAAAGCAAAGAGGAAGTATTTGGACCAAAAATCCCAAAAGATATTTCTATACGTTGGGGACGGATCTTGGTAGACGGCCTCACCAAAGACCAAAAACAAAGTATCCTAGAGAAGTCGTTAATACCTGATAACTTTCGATTAGCAAAGGCACCGATATTAAATCCGGAACTAACTCCCGTGCTAAATGAACAAGCTCGCAATCGGGACAAAGCCTTAGAAAAATCGCAAAAACAACTAGGTGTCGGTATATCTCGTCTAACAAACCTCGCATCCAGTATCATCGAAGGAAATAGtgataaaatagaattattacGACAAGTTTCGGAAGcaagtcaaatatttttagactTGCACTACGAAGATACTAAGAGAAGAAGAAAATTAGTGGCGTCGTCGCTCGACAAAAAATTTCTTAACATGATTACTGACGTTAAAAGGGACACGTTTCTGTTCGGAACCAACTTgggtgaaaaaataaaagcttcaAAAACAGCGGAAAGATCTGGGCTGCAAATCAAGCGCAATGATGCTCCCACAACATCCTATAAGAGGTACAATAACCAGGGAAATGCGAGGGGCCCACCCCGCTCGATGATTCAACGCGCATACAGGCAGGGTGGGCAGAAGAACCGTTACCAGACATCGAACCGGCGAGCCCTGCCGCCAGCCCGCGATCGGCAACCGCGAGCTCCGGCCAAACCAACCGACAAGAACTCCAAGGCTCAGTAGAGGTACTACACCTTGAACTACCCCATGCAGGTAGATTAcgtcatttttataaaaaatgggtTTCCATTACAGATGAccctattattttaagttatatatcAGAAGGTTACATCATACACTTTGACGGTCCTGTTGTCCAAAAAACTAcaccaataaataacaattttagcTTAACTGAAATTAGTCGGCTAAACAcagaaatacataaattaaaagaattggGAGCTATTGTTGAATGCCAACCACATCCGAAACAGttcttatcaaaaatattcctTACTCCAAAACCGGATGGCTCATATCGCTTTATTCTTAATCTAAAAAACCTCAACAAGTTTATTCCTCatacacattttaaaatggagGATATACGAAcagttacaaaattaatgacCCCGCAGTGTTTTATGGCTACAGTTGACCTCAAAGACGCCTATTTTTTGGTACCTATGAATAACTactgcaaaattttttttcgatttaaaTTTGACAAATTATACGAGTTTCAATGTCTCCCGTTTGGTCTATCTACAGCACCGCTGGTTTTCACAAAGCTGTTAAAACCAGTAGTTACTCATTTGCGATCTCAAGGTCTAATAATAGCTATATATATAGAcgatatattatgtataggaTCTACATACAATGAATGCGTTAACTGTGTCACAAAAACAGTAGAATTACTTGAATCGTTaggatttattataaatcttaaaaagagtAAACTGAAACCGTCACAATTACAAACGTATTTAGGTTTCGATCTAGATTCTACAAAAATGAGTTTATTATTACCCCAGAAAAAACGCCAAAAAATTAGAGACCTAGTACTTAAAGTACAATATCAAAAATCAATTGTAATTAGAGATTTCTCTAAACTGTTGGGATTACTATGCTCGGCCTGCCCAGCTGTTACATATGGATGGCTGTATACAAAGTGCCTCGAAAGAGAAAAATTTCTTGCACTGCTTAAATGTGATAATGATTATGACAGGGTCATGTCATTAAAACCTCACTTAAATAATGACCTCTCTTGGTGGATCAGTAACATAATGAATGCTAGTAATCCTATTCGCGAGGGAAAATATGCCATCGAAATTTATTCTGACGCTTCATTGACAGGTTGGGGAGCTGTTTGTAATAATGAGAAAACTAGTGGTTTTTGGGACACAGACGAAGCTAAACAACACATCAATTGTTTAGAATTATTAGCCGCTTTTAACGGTCTTAAATGTTTTGCGAATTCCTTAAGTAATTCAGAAATATTATTACGCATTGATAATACAACCGCTATATCATACATTAACAGATACGGTGGCGTTCAACATGAACACTTGAATAATATTACGCGAAAGATTTGGCGGTGGTGCGAAAAACGCCAACTATTCATCTTTGCTTCGTATGTCAAGTCAAAAGATAACGAAGCAGACGAAGAGTCTCGACGAAGTAACATTGATACAGAGTGGAGTTTGTCCCACTCGGCGttcaataaaatcacacgTAGTTTAGGCTGTccagaaatagatttatttgcgACTAGATTAAACGCAAAgcactataaatatatttcatggaAACGAGATCCAGATGCATTTAATATAGATGCGTTTACAATTAACTGGggtgaatattttttctacgCGTTCCCACCTTTTTctcttatattaaaaagcCTACGAAAAATAGAGAATGAGAAAGCTGTGGGCATCATGGTTGTCCCGTACTGGCCCAGTCAACCATGGTAccctttgtttttaaaactttcatgTTCCCAATTGGTATATTTGGGCCCAAATTCTGAGCTACTCACCTCTCCTTTCAGGACACAACACCCTCTATGGAAACGTCTTACCCTGGTGTCATCAATATTATCAGGGGCGCCTTCATAAAAGAATCCCTCTCAGAGTCTACAATAGACGTTATAGTTTCTTCCCTTGCGGAAAGTTCGATCAAGCAGTATAACGTCGCTTACAAAAAATGGTGGCTTTATTGTTCAACACACAATTGtgattgttataataataatattccatTTATCTTAGATTGTCTTACCgaccaatttaaaaatggagCTAGTTATTCTACTCTGAATACATTTAGATCTGCGTTGGGCCTTATTTTGGGTAAAAAAGTAAGCGAACATGACCGCATTACTAGATTTATGAAGGGtgtttttagaataaaaccatGTTTACCTAAATATCAATCAACATGGAACCCTAATTTAGTCTTCGATCAAGTCAGCGATTGGTTTCCCAATGAGAATTTGAGCTTAACTCAAATAACAAAGAAGCTGGTAGCTCTCTTAGCGTTGTCGACCGCACAACGCGTCCAGACGCTATCCCTAATACGGTTGTCTAATATAAGGATCAACGCAgaactaaataatattgaaattgtaattaatgaTCTCATTAAAACATCAGGTCTCGGTAGACCAATGCCGCGActaattattccttttttctCACAAAAAGAATCAATTTGCCCCGCAAAAACTTTAGTCTCGTATATCGAAATGACACATCAGTTTAGACAATTACCTCAAACCGATAGACTCATTTTAACCACAAAAAAGCCCATCCATAATGCTACTGCTTCAACTATAAGCAGGTGGATAAAGGCAGTGCTCTCTGACAGTGGCGTAGATGTAACTACCTTTTCTGCCCATAGCACGCGCCACGCATCGACGTCGGCGGCAGAAAGAAAAGGCGTGTctatagatttaataaaaagaacagCCGGATGGACCGGACATTCGTTAGTTTTTGCAAAATTCTATAATCAACCGGTCATTGAAGACGAGGCTAACGATTTCGCGGTGGCAgtgtatgaataaataataattatatacaagtGTATTCATATATAATGACAATGTCGCTTAAGTTTACTTGTTAATcattggaaaaaataaaaataaaaaataaattgattaaaaatacaatctgGTTAAATTACATCAACCATATAATTCCCTCTGTTAATAACCTATTTCGCGTTTAGCGCTAAACATCTAcctagtgaataaataaatctcgAGGATGCAACGTCGTAATATAATTAATGGTTAAACAAACTTACCTTAAGTGACGTTTGACCATAATTATATGAGACGTTGCATCCGAAGAGATTTATCACCCGCCCTACCCGAAGATTCTTTAAATTACTATTAGAAGAATCTCGccctattatatgtatacgcGAAATAGCCTGGCtctgaaaataatgaagtttGACACAATCGGGCGCAACGGCTCGGGAGCTAGGGGTGGGGCGATATTAATCATTTCATTACcttttatttcagatttttttttatatctgaaCTATTTGTGCGCGATGCCTAGTACATTGAGAAGTGTACTAcctagtgaataaataaatctcttcGGATGCAACGTCTCATATAATTATGGTCAAACGTCACTTAAGGTAAGTTTGTTTAACCATTAATTTTAGTTAGGTACTTATGGAAACTTGTTCATGACCGTTTTTTgcctcaataaaaaataaataaatcgatcatttacataataaaaaaagttatggtCATTCTTGgtgttttatttgattattgtgatgctttgtttttattatacctatctCTTAAAGTATCGACTTAATTATGACCTATGTCCTAACATTCATTACTTTGATATTTTCTCGTTGCTGGATCGTGGTCATAAGCGACGTTGAACAGTCAAACAGTCCACCTGATGGAAGATTACATAGTTGGTTTCGCAGGTTCCCTCTTGAACTCTACACCGCTATGCTTCACGATTCGCTTTCCTACTTAAAGTTCTAAGCTGTAAATATGGATATGCTTGCActgtatagaaaaatattgggTATTACGACTTCCCTTTTCCTATCTAGTTAGAATTAACGTTCCTATTATTTACTTCAGTGACCAGCTAAACTCATGTTTGACGTATTTTTAGTGAGGAGAATCTTTCTAAGTACCTACCTGATGTTGTAAAATCATTTTTCTTCAGCAccaacaataattattttatgcagGGTAAGGTTATTAAGGTAAGTGTAAATAATAGACATTGTTTGAATTAGTGGTCCAACATATAAGACACTGAATACAATGgtagttaaaaattaactgTTGCAATGTCATAACAAGTTTATTCATCTAATAAGATATGATTAGGtgtgacatcaataagtgatacctcgtatttaattttgaaaattattctattctaatattatttagtttctCATGCATTAGGTGCACAGGAAAACAACACAATAATAAGAAACTCTTTAGTCATatcattaaaaagataaaacattCATAAACAGTGTTTCTTTATACTTAAATGTTTGATTCACCACAAAAGTTACACTTATATTTTCCTCATCCTCTTGGTGTCAGTTCCAGTTGCGTCCTTTCCCTTGAAAGGAACTCCAGACAGATCTTACAGTAGTTTAGTAAGTCATGTTCTTATTCAAAACAGCTCCCGTATGACCTCTGCCACTAAAAGTGGACCTGAACTGAGCTgggatcatggtaacacaatcaagttgcctgaatgttcaGTTTCCTCAAAATTATTTCGCTCATTAAACAAGCATCACAAAGGCGTtacttcttaaatattttctatcaaCAATCACTATACTTCTCATTTAGTCTCGTTGCAAGAAGAGGGATTTAAAcccaattgaaaatttaaattatacttcAATAATCTTAACTGCAGTTGAGTTGGCTCATATAGTTTTATAAGCATTTTTggcctgtaaaaaaaaagtttgccTCACTCTCTGGTTAAGAGacatgtttatttgtatttgataGGCAATTAAActtaacagttttatttttcaaattgaaatttgagAAATTTACGGTTCACTCCAAGCCGTAGATGACTTCTCTTTATAGTTGCAAGTTTAAATGTTAGGAATTATCATTCTATCCATAAAAGCTTTGGAGTTCATCCAgctttcaaacaaactaaatCCATTGAATAGACTTCAGCAATATATCAAAGTGAGTATATCCTTCAtttgattgtttatttaatttttatttagcaGAAGTTAATGttgatagataaacatctgaATAAAGTTCGTATTTATCCTCTCCACTGTTTCAATCCAGAACTTGACAATCATCGTCATCAACCATGCCTCCATTTAATGCATCATTTAGAATTTCACTCCGATGCCTCATCAATTCACTGTTTATGTAACTCCtcctttcttctttttttctatactcAGTAACTTTCTGTGACGATGGCCGCTCCACGAGTCCTTTTGTGaaagaataaataactatGGTAGAATCACCTTCGATGAAAGCCAAGTTAATAGAATGTCCTGACTCCACTGTACATAAATTTTCCtgcattttgttaataaattcgACACTTATATCGTCGTAGGTACGTATGGGCACGTAAATGTTCAGTTTCTCGTTCTTTCTAGGCCTCGCGACGACGTACAATGTGTCCACATCTTTGTTATAACAATATTCGGTGTCGTACATGAGTTTCTCGTCaaccaaatgtatgtaaagttgGTAAGCAAGGGAAATCTTCACATCAGAATCGCACCCAAGTGATTTCATGTCTTGTTTGATGCTAGTTTCTATATCCATTTTGcagtaaaaatatagattCGGATAgaattcttttaaatttgtaatcaCAGCTTGCAATTCGGCGTCTGttttttaatcataacaaACCTAACCTCAAACTAAATTGTCAAAAACCATTCAATGAAATGACATAGACATTATTCGTTTTTAATGTTTCCTGAGCATTGACATAAGAATACATTAATGCACtttaaaatgacaataaaCTATAAACATTCTCAGAACAGCAGTTggatttttaatgaaattatgaatgaaataacATTATCTGATTAGAAGATttgattaaagaaaattagttAAAAGGACGCAAAAAAGATTCGTAACCACTGACATAGAGTTAGCTTGAAATGGCAGGTtttctcatttatatttatttcgtaattttctttaatgatTTATCACTTCACTATCATCAACATTACTAACAAAGTTATAcactaatctcggaaagttgtggaaGAATTTTGtgcctgtttgaaatgttggaaagagggttttctgaggaaagtttatatattatataaatgctACAATATCGCCTAAGTCAATTCTCCAAGTAACCGGCCCACATGGGATACACTCGGAATATCTTCCTATAAGTAGGTCTATGGACGTTTACGCAAACATCAGGGCTTCAAGAGATTCGGTGTTTGTGGTGGTAAAGGTATTTACTGATACAATAAcacttaattgaaaataacaataatactttgaatacttttatttttcgttataaaaatacactcgctgtttattaacatacattacAGTTACAGACGACAGATATCAGACTAACAGTACACAACTTggttaaaacataaaaacataatttttctcataaattgtataattgacactaaaaaatatatcaaagaCGGTATCTTTGTATCTTTTAATAATGCATAAACTTATAAACATTTGGTGGTACAGtgatagtaaaataataaaatcttaaatagtatattatttttgtataaatatcacTACATAAGTATTTGGGACATTTGATgttcaaaaaattacatgaaataaattaataaataagcagATAAAAGTAGAAGTAaactaatatgataaaaaatatttttcagtcgaaatatctatattacaaaaagtgtaaaattaatgtgatctaatatctaaaattattttaaaatatttaatatattacattacatagCTTCTAGTCGTGGCCACAACACTATAAGCTGGTATCAATTAGATTAATAAAGTTAGTAAAATAGGTGGAATCAAGTAAAGAGCGTTGTATTCtgctatttacaaaatttcaccaagaaataaaataaataacctaaAGATTACATTGACTTAAATATCAAAGAAATACCCAATACGAGTAGCAATATTTGAAAGTCGTAATTTTCACATCACTTATCTAATGTCTTTCACTTTGAACACAAGTCTTTTTAgcactattttcttttataaaatatctttgcTAGTTTTTATGCACTTGCCTCTGAAGCAAATTTCTGTTTCATGAGAAATTTCTGTAGACATAGAAGTGCTGACAACGTTAGATGGATTCATGAAACTGGATTCCGAGGACGTAGCTTCAGACGGTACCTCTGTTACTGTTGTAttactgttttctttttcaattacttttttaatgtcaTCAAATTTTTCAAGAGACTCAGTATTGCTTTCTTCTGAAGGTATGCTTGTAATTTCTTCAGGTATGTATGAAGTTTCTGTCGTCACAATCTTGGACTTGATCTGTTCAGTCGTAGTTTCGGAATTATCAACAGCTGTAGTCTTTTTAGAATCTTCGGTAGTTGTTTCATTACTATTGTCTTTTTGACTGACATGATCGCTTGAAGTTGAGCCGAAAAGATAGTCCATTAAGCTAAAGCTGTCTGCTTTATTTAACATACCAAACATATTATCACTCGCTGTCGGTTCAGTAGGTGTACTGTAATACATATTGTCCATCATAGTAGAATCAGGAGATCCGGTGCCGAGATCTTCATCACCTAGGCTTGTTACCTTCTCCGTTGTTACTTCACCCACAGCCGttgttttctttgtttcttCATTATCTAGATTATTCTTGGTAGATACACTCTGTGTTACTTTAGGGATATCAATATCCGTTATTGAACTAGCTTCAGGGAAAGATAAATCTTCagattctaaaatatttttaatgaattggAAGTTTGGTTTGTATGTCGTTACGGAAATCCTAggcttattttgtttttccgATTTGTCATGTATGCTGTCTTTGATTGATTCACCCAGTCTATTCACAGTATTCGAATAGTACTGGGATTCAGCAACTTCTATAGACTCTGCGTTCATAGGACGAACTTTGACCTTCTTCCAGAAACCACGGCGGCGGCCTTTGGGACCTTTCTGTTGATCCTGAAATATGAAAAGAAGCGGTTGTTTTatggaatatttataactgatgcatatttgtattgtaatcAATCTGTCTCAAATATTATGTCTAGTCATCTAGTACATCTATGAAGTTACTATCaaaccttttttaaaatatggaatttacctcatttatttttgtggcaTCCTCAGCCGCAGGTTCAGTTGTAGTCACCTCTTGGTCTTGTGCTGAAGTCGCCTTTGGATCTGTATCATCagaagaaataattttctcaGGAGGTATTTCTCCGATTTCACCACCTTTATGTTTCATAACATTTGATGTGTATTCATCTTTATCCTGTTCCTCTAAACTTTTCATTACTTCTTCTAACATAGTTTCAAAAGTAGACATATTATCAGTGGAATCACTGTTCGTTGTTTTGCTTTGTTCTACTAAAGCCTCTAAAGTAGGTGGGATGTCGGGTATTTTTTTCACACTCCTGTTGTTTGTTGCCGGTGTAACGGAAATAAGAATATCATCGTAGTCATTTCTTGCTGTGATTATGTCTAGTTCGCCTTCCTCTACCCTATCTGATCTCCGCTCTGTTGTAGCCAATTTGGCTTCATCTAAAATGTCGTTAGGATTAAACGGTTTGAAAGATTCGGATGTGATTTTGGGAGACCATTGTTCATTCTCTGGTGCAACATATTTTGGCCTGTTGATAGAATAGTTTGAATCTTGATCCTCAGAATCATTATTTTCTGGTTCTGGTTTCTTATTGTATCTCTCTGATAGTCTTGGCCTGTGGCTATACCTGCTATAAGGTGTATGTCTGACGGTAGTAGTTGTTGCTTCGGTCTGAACGTCTAGTTTCTCACTTGGTTTTTCAACAGTTGGCCGACGACCCCTAAATCGATTCTTTacttcgtaattttttttggtgctGGCAGCCTCTGTGGATGTTGTTGTGTATGTAGGCCTACGACGTCTAAATTGACCACGCTTTGTAGTCTCTTGTGTAGTAGATGTCGTAGAAATTTCAGTATTTGAGTCTGGCTTGTATACGGGGTGTCTATAGTCCTGAACTTCAGGGCGGGAATGAATTTGTTTCGTTTTTAGGTCAGCCTCTATTTCATCAATCCTCATAGTTGTTCGTCGCTTATCAAACGCTGGTCTGTATGTAATAGCTTGAACTGGTCGTCGTCTGTCAGTTTTGGTTTTAGAG is a window of Amyelois transitella isolate CPQ chromosome 26, ilAmyTran1.1, whole genome shotgun sequence DNA encoding:
- the LOC132903420 gene encoding uncharacterized protein LOC132903420, which codes for MGKRKHKDCHSRKRREKRRRYSDSSTSSTEDERGQNHHNSYHYENPPRYYSEREPPRSPDIDYEYPNVDDSDASSGVAHEPVVDTVPTTGNELSMHVSGEPQPGPSSTLVSTTPSGNTDTGPLPTEILEALGDPKSKEEVFGPKIPKDISIRWGRILVDGLTKDQKQSILEKSLIPDNFRLAKAPILNPELTPVLNEQARNRDKALEKSQKQLGVGISRLTNLASSIIEGNSDKIELLRQVSEASQIFLDLHYEDTKRRRKLVASSLDKKFLNMITDVKRDTFLFGTNLGEKIKASKTAERSGLQIKRNDAPTTSYKRYNNQGNARGPPRSMIQRAYRQGGQKNRYQTSNRRALPPARDRQPRAPAKPTDKNSKAQ
- the LOC106138489 gene encoding uncharacterized protein LOC106138489, with protein sequence MDIETSIKQDMKSLGCDSDVKISLAYQLYIHLVDEKLMYDTEYCYNKDVDTLYVVARPRKNEKLNIYVPIRTYDDISVEFINKMQENLCTVESGHSINLAFIEGDSTIVIYSFTKGLVERPSSQKVTEYRKKEERRSYINSELMRHRSEILNDALNGGMVDDDDCQVLD